A DNA window from Acidobacteriota bacterium contains the following coding sequences:
- a CDS encoding AAA family ATPase produces the protein MYKQFFGLRDIPFSLAPDPRYLFRTESLLEVFANLQYGIENGKGIVVVTGEVGTGKTTILRSMLQSLDRSVLAAYIFNPLLSTEEFFDLLAGEFRMRPQTSKASMLRLLGNVLMSRHSQGLRTVLVVDEAHLLPHHLLEEIRLLSNFETNREKLLQVILCGQPELHDVLGQPELRQLKQRVSLKCSIKMLSPHETSEYIRWRLRIAGCTNENLFQPEAIKMAHRFSGGIPRIINNICDNALLTGFSEGSSQITAAIIEDVVEVLDITSTEIGSAKTVAEAVIQRDIQPRQRGAREQSAFDNGASAQAGPSKVRYIRRDADTATGKPKAISAAGNGKYVIRSESESDSEAQLTFFSRVRVSKNS, from the coding sequence ATGTACAAGCAATTCTTCGGACTGCGCGATATACCTTTCAGCCTGGCACCCGACCCAAGGTATCTGTTTCGAACTGAGAGCCTCCTCGAGGTCTTCGCCAACCTCCAATACGGAATTGAAAACGGGAAAGGCATCGTAGTCGTTACCGGAGAAGTCGGAACCGGGAAGACGACGATCCTGCGATCAATGCTTCAATCGTTGGATCGCTCCGTTCTGGCCGCTTACATCTTCAACCCTCTGCTTTCGACCGAAGAGTTCTTTGATCTTCTAGCCGGTGAGTTTCGTATGCGGCCTCAGACATCAAAGGCCAGCATGCTGCGCTTGCTTGGCAACGTATTAATGTCGCGTCATTCGCAGGGACTTCGCACCGTCCTCGTAGTCGACGAGGCGCACCTTCTGCCACATCACCTTCTTGAAGAGATTCGATTGCTGTCAAACTTCGAAACAAATCGAGAGAAGCTGCTTCAGGTCATTCTATGCGGGCAGCCCGAGCTTCATGACGTGCTGGGCCAGCCGGAGCTGCGGCAGCTTAAGCAGCGGGTTAGTCTGAAGTGCTCAATCAAGATGCTGAGCCCGCACGAGACTAGCGAATACATTCGCTGGCGCTTGCGCATCGCCGGCTGCACAAACGAAAATCTGTTCCAGCCCGAAGCGATCAAGATGGCCCATCGCTTCTCCGGCGGCATACCTAGAATCATAAACAACATTTGTGACAATGCGCTGCTTACCGGCTTTAGCGAAGGCAGTTCACAGATCACCGCTGCGATCATCGAGGACGTCGTCGAAGTGCTCGACATCACCTCGACCGAGATCGGATCTGCCAAGACCGTCGCCGAGGCAGTCATCCAACGAGATATACAGCCGCGGCAACGCGGCGCTCGCGAACAGTCTGCTTTCGATAACGGAGCCAGCGCGCAAGCCGGGCCGTCGAAAGTGCGCTACATCCGCCGCGATGCGGACACGGCGACCGGAAAGCCGAAAGCGATTTCCGCTGCCGGCAACGGAAAATATGTTATTCGCTCCGAGAGCGAGAGTGATTCGGAGGCTCAGTTGACGTTTTTCTCGCGCGTGCGCGTTTCTAAGAATTCATAG
- a CDS encoding TIGR03013 family XrtA/PEP-CTERM system glycosyltransferase: MRRLFLVIAETVLLFSAALTATHIRFGSESSDVLFSQRGWMKLVMLTVVIQLAFYLFDLYDLPATRRYRRVIINLLIALGVATVLLSIVFYIVPALQLGRGVFLVDIALILAIIPAWRLVVAWSAGHPQFGVRERVLILGSGDQAIELARATLERRNAGFHIVGFVDNKPELIGKSLINPSVIGLTEDICSLVEQHQVDRIVVAVADRRGKFPTEELLNLSLSGRVAVEESARYYERLTGKIASEMLRPSWLIFSRGSRLSDLDYHVRRVLNVTVAGVGLVLSLPIMLLTALAVKLESRGPVFYIQERVSKNGRNFKIIKFRSMSVGAEAKSGPVWAEENDPRVTRVGRIIRKLRFDELPQFVNVLRGNMNFVGPRPERPMFVEQLTDLVPYYSQRHVVKPGLTGWAQIKYPYGASVEDSVEKLRYDLYYIKNQSLLLDAIIMFETFKIMMFGRGGR; this comes from the coding sequence ATGAGACGCTTGTTCTTGGTTATCGCCGAAACTGTGCTGTTGTTTTCAGCCGCATTGACTGCGACACACATCCGGTTCGGAAGCGAAAGTTCGGACGTGCTCTTCAGCCAGCGCGGCTGGATGAAGCTGGTGATGCTGACGGTTGTGATTCAGTTGGCGTTCTACCTTTTCGACCTTTACGATCTGCCGGCCACGCGGAGATATCGCCGAGTGATCATCAACCTGCTTATCGCACTCGGCGTGGCCACTGTGTTGCTCTCGATTGTGTTTTACATTGTGCCCGCGTTGCAGTTAGGCCGTGGGGTGTTTCTCGTAGACATCGCCCTCATCCTTGCGATCATCCCGGCGTGGCGGCTCGTTGTCGCGTGGAGCGCCGGCCATCCGCAGTTCGGCGTGCGCGAGCGCGTATTGATACTTGGCTCGGGTGACCAGGCGATTGAGTTGGCGAGGGCCACCCTCGAGCGACGCAATGCCGGTTTTCACATCGTAGGATTTGTCGACAACAAACCGGAACTGATAGGCAAGAGTTTGATCAATCCATCGGTGATAGGACTGACTGAAGATATCTGCAGCCTGGTCGAACAGCATCAGGTTGATCGCATAGTCGTAGCCGTTGCCGATCGGCGCGGCAAGTTCCCAACCGAAGAGCTGTTGAATCTATCGCTGAGCGGCCGCGTGGCCGTTGAAGAGTCCGCGCGCTACTATGAGCGGCTCACGGGCAAGATCGCCAGCGAAATGTTGCGGCCATCCTGGTTGATCTTCTCGCGCGGCAGCCGCCTCTCGGACCTTGACTATCACGTTCGCCGGGTTTTGAACGTAACTGTCGCCGGTGTGGGGCTGGTGTTATCGCTGCCGATAATGCTGTTGACCGCGCTGGCGGTGAAGCTTGAATCGCGCGGGCCAGTCTTTTACATACAGGAGCGCGTCAGTAAGAACGGCCGCAATTTCAAGATTATCAAGTTTCGATCGATGAGCGTTGGAGCGGAAGCCAAATCGGGTCCGGTCTGGGCCGAGGAAAACGATCCGCGCGTGACCCGGGTCGGTCGCATCATTCGCAAGCTGAGGTTCGACGAGCTGCCTCAGTTCGTGAACGTCCTTCGCGGCAACATGAATTTCGTCGGCCCTCGCCCCGAGCGCCCGATGTTCGTCGAACAATTGACCGATCTCGTTCCGTACTATTCGCAGCGGCACGTGGTCAAGCCGGGGCTCACGGGATGGGCGCAGATCAAGTACCCGTACGGCGCTTCGGTCGAGGACTCGGTCGAGAAGCTTCGATACGATCTCTACTAC
- a CDS encoding CpsD/CapB family tyrosine-protein kinase has translation MTFEEPITVSNIGEFAIDPHLAALTGEDSLAVERYRALSVKLLSLAHQRKLKTLLITSAEAGEGKTTVATCAAWSLAKHPERRVLLIEANPASSSIGEMLGIDAKLGWLNLVDGSSDLKHALVRLEPNGLYVLTPGAPAAAQSIDAMSSRLEDVIAELARLFDLVVVDSGSILESSETQRLAAILDGAVIVARANKTHRRKVNAARKLVPKERRLGVVLSESEADVAYRRSEKKSLLGRGFRRKR, from the coding sequence ATGACGTTCGAAGAACCGATCACTGTTTCGAATATCGGCGAGTTCGCTATCGACCCGCACCTCGCGGCGCTTACCGGTGAGGATTCTTTGGCAGTCGAGCGCTACCGTGCCCTCTCCGTCAAGCTGCTGAGCCTGGCGCATCAGCGAAAACTGAAAACGCTGCTGATCACCAGCGCTGAAGCAGGCGAAGGCAAGACCACGGTCGCCACATGTGCCGCCTGGTCGCTGGCGAAGCATCCCGAACGACGCGTGTTGTTGATCGAAGCAAACCCCGCTTCTTCGTCTATCGGCGAAATGTTGGGGATCGATGCGAAGCTAGGTTGGCTGAATCTAGTCGATGGTTCGAGCGATTTGAAGCACGCGCTGGTTCGGCTCGAACCGAATGGGCTCTATGTGCTGACGCCTGGAGCGCCGGCGGCTGCGCAGTCCATCGATGCCATGTCATCGCGGTTGGAAGATGTGATAGCCGAGCTGGCCCGGCTCTTCGATTTAGTGGTTGTTGACTCGGGTTCGATACTCGAGTCGTCCGAGACGCAACGTCTCGCAGCCATCCTCGATGGAGCAGTGATTGTCGCGCGCGCCAATAAAACCCATCGCAGAAAGGTGAACGCCGCCCGCAAGCTAGTGCCAAAGGAGCGCCGGCTAGGAGTGGTGTTAAGCGAATCGGAGGCAGATGTTGCTTATCGCCGGAGCGAGAAGAAATCCCTATTGGGAAGAGGGTTCCGCCGTAAGAGGTGA
- a CDS encoding helix-turn-helix transcriptional regulator — MLAQGSYASLPVAAPPSERRDRLYCLAAALDEINEGAVFLNAEGQLIWHNRAFDKLLVENREGHLLVAAVIEAAADFYQETYDSRGETGEHSSVRDMTVGRIEHEIHCTLMPEGMLSAESYVLCLIKRSASRWSSYEEHLRQTWALTEREAQVAVECLKGNKNLEIAEHLRISVETVNKHLDKVYQKANVRGRAELASRLLDSGL, encoded by the coding sequence ATGTTAGCTCAAGGGTCATATGCATCCCTGCCCGTGGCAGCGCCCCCATCGGAAAGAAGAGATCGCCTCTATTGCCTGGCCGCTGCACTTGATGAGATCAACGAGGGGGCTGTGTTCCTTAACGCCGAGGGGCAACTGATCTGGCATAATCGCGCATTTGACAAGCTGCTGGTTGAAAACCGTGAAGGCCATCTATTGGTGGCTGCGGTAATCGAAGCCGCCGCCGATTTTTATCAGGAGACTTACGACTCGCGAGGAGAGACGGGCGAGCACTCTTCAGTGCGCGATATGACGGTCGGCAGAATCGAGCACGAGATTCATTGCACGTTGATGCCTGAGGGAATGTTGAGCGCGGAGAGCTACGTTCTGTGCTTGATTAAGCGGTCGGCTTCGCGCTGGTCGAGCTATGAAGAGCACCTCAGACAGACCTGGGCTCTGACGGAAAGAGAAGCGCAAGTGGCGGTCGAATGCCTGAAGGGCAATAAGAATCTCGAGATCGCCGAGCACTTGCGGATAAGCGTTGAAACAGTAAATAAACACCTCGATAAGGTTTACCAGAAGGCTAACGTCCGCGGCCGCGCCGAGCTCGCATCCCGATTGCTCGACAGCGGATTGTGA